A DNA window from Pithys albifrons albifrons isolate INPA30051 chromosome 7, PitAlb_v1, whole genome shotgun sequence contains the following coding sequences:
- the LOC139674280 gene encoding olfactory receptor 14C36-like, producing the protein MSNSSSISQFLLLPLADTRQLQLLHLWLFLGISLAALLGNGLIISAVACDHHLHTPMHFFLLNLSLTDLGCICTTVPKAIHNSLWDTTTISFSGCVAQVFFFLFFVTADFSLLTIMCYDRYVAICKPLHYGTLLGSRACAHMAAAAWASGFLYSLLHTANTFSLPLCKGNALSQFFCEISQILKLSCSHSNLRELGLIVASFFLLLGCFIFIVFSYVQIFGAVLRIPSEQGRHKAFSTCLPHLAVVSLFLSTASFACLKPPSMSSPSLDLVVAVVYSVVPPAVNPLIYSLRNQELKDAVRKMMTGCFSAVKTLPALLCQ; encoded by the coding sequence atgtccaacagcagctccatcagccagttcctcctcctgccattggcagacacgcggcagctgcagctcctgcacttgtggctcttcctgggcatctccctggctgccctcctgggcaacggcctcatcatcagcgccgtagcctgcgaccaccacctgcacacccccatgcacttcttcctgctcaacctgtccctcacagacctgggctgcatctgcaccactgtccccaaagccattcacaactccctctgggacaccacaaccattTCTTTTTCAGGGTGTGTCGCAcaggtctttttctttctgttctttgtcaCAGCCGATTTTTCCCttctcaccatcatgtgctacgaccgctacgttgccatctgcaaacccctgcactacgggaccctcctgggcagcagagcttgtgcccacatggcagcagctgcctgggccagtggctttctctactctctgctgcacacagcaaatacattttccctgcccctgtgcaagggcaatgccctgagccagttcttctgtgaaatctctcagatcctcaagctctcctgctcacactccaacctcagggaacttgggcttaTTGTGGctagtttttttttattactgggatgtttcattttcatagttttctcctatgtgcagatcttcggggctgtgctgaggatcccctctgagcagggacggcacaaagccttttccacgtgcctccctcacctggccgtggtctccctgtttctcagcactgcctcGTTTGCTtgcctgaagcctccctccatgtcctccccatccctggatctggtgGTGGCAGTTGTGTACTcagtggtgcctccagcagtgaatcccctcatctacagcctgagaaaccaggagctcaaggatgctgtgaggaaaatgatgactgggtGCTTTTCAGCAGTAAAGACactgcctgctttgctctgtcagtga